The following is a genomic window from Anopheles aquasalis chromosome 3, idAnoAquaMG_Q_19, whole genome shotgun sequence.
tttttcgttggttttctCTCATCTCAatctattgttttattttcagttCCAACCAGtaaagcgcgcgcgccctcacAAACTCATCCCCTCTCTATCCTCATCACCTCGCCGCAAAGCCAACCACTCTCTCCGTGACGACGAGAAAAGCCACGGGGCTGCAGAATTCCGGCGAACCATCTGGCCTTAACATCCTTCaccgtttccttctttcctcgGCACGGCTGTCCAACTCATTGTCATTATCTCCAGCGCATAACCGCCGCCGCACACGCTCTCCTAGACTTGCACCAGACATTCACGGCTCATCGTAGTGTCCCGGGGAGAGGGTGTGAGTGTGGTGTCCTGGTTCCCGATCCTACCCTCGACCTCACCGGCCGGGTGAATGTGGTGATGTTCTCAAACGGGCTTCCGTGCAATTTACCCTTTCCCAGCTGTCTCGGTGTGCCAAAGGATAGCGGAAGCGACGAGCTGCTGCCAACAAGCATGGGAAGCCGCGAACCCGTCATTCTCAACGTGTACGATATGGTAAGCAGTAAACCGTTTGACCTCGTTTCTGGTAAACATTTGGCTGGAACATTGGTCACCTCCCGTGTGCCATGAGCAACCTTCCCTGTCCTTGCTATCGGTTGTGTGTGcgctgtttgtttgccttccgTCGGCCCGCAAACCCACGCCCAATACTCGGTTGCACATGGCGCAAAGTGATTAATTagctccaccaccgacaaACCAACAGACTACCGTGTTGTGGCCCACTTGGATCGTTTCTCTTGagactgatcgatcgatggtgtttCTCTGCTTATCGTATTTCAGTATTGGATCAACGAGTATACCACCTCAATCGGCCTAGGAGTGTTTCATTCCGGTGTGGAGGTATTTGGCACCGAGTTCGCCTACGGTGGCCATCCGTTTCCCTTTACCGGCGTGTTCGAGATATCACCACGCGATCACGATGAGCTCGGTGATCAGTTCCGGTTTAGGTAAGTAAGCTGGGCCCTAACCGAGCAAACGAACAGAGATACTAATCACTTGTcgcctttttccttccttcatctACCAGACAAAGTATTCAAATTGGTTGTACAGATTTCACCGAAGAGGAGGTGCGAAGAATCGTGGAGGAGCTGGGCAATCAGTTCCGCGGTGATCGGTACCATCTGATgaacaacaactgcaaccaCTTCTCGGGCGCTTTGACACAGGTAACGTCACATTGGCACGCAATGATGATTCACTCTTCTCGCTGAGGCTGATTACATTATTTAACTCCGATAAATTGTAGATCCTGTGTGGCCAAGAGATACCGAGTTGGGTGAACCGATTAGCGCACTTCAGCTCCTGCGTACCCTTCCTTCAGCGCTGCTTGCCAAAGTGAGTGTGCTTCCCTCTCGTCCCCGCTATCAAAAATTCCGTGGGTTTAACGCTCGAATTTGTTACACCATTTGCAGAGAATGGTTAACGCCAAATGCCTTACAACAATCGATCACTGCGATACAGGATCGCGATTCCGACTCGAGCCCGTTCTAAAACGGAGCTGGTGGCCTGGCGCGTCTGAGACGGGCGTATGCGACGATACCTCCCAACTACCACTACTTTAACGACTATTTTAAATACAAATTTTCAACATCACCGGCACGCTATACGGGGTTTCCTACGGACAGCTCGAGTTCTACTAGTGGCTACTACATCTCATACGCAGTAACAGCACTCTTCTAAGACCACGGCCACACTGCATGCGCGCTCTGCACTTCTAGAAAAGGAAGGATACACCTTCCTTTAGCTTCATCCCCGTTCGTGACACATTGGTTGCCACCTCTGCAACGGCCTCCATTCTGCGAATTGCAATCAGCCTGAACATGCTCTCCTGCCCCCTCTAAACCAACCACGAAGGATACGCGAGATGCGATATATCGCTGGATATCGTACGGCCTAAACAGGATGAAAATCGACGTTATCGGGCAGTCGCCAACAACTACACAGTACACGTTGCGCGGCAAAAGATGGTTAACATTACCCCGCTACTAGCAGGCAACCAGTCTGCTGGCAAAGATTTCCGAAACAAATTGAGTGAGAGCTTCCGAACGCATAATTCCGTTTGTTCAGACCCCCTTTGCCCTCCATATGGTGACTTTCTGCGAACAACTAAGGATTCCAATTCGTTCCAGCAACAGGCATAGGGTTAACAGGATGGACGATGCAACGATTCTGTCGAACGAACAACACACAAGCAACAGCTCatgcaacaaaagaaaactagaaaagaaaaccgcaaaaaccaaccacagATTTCCAGTGCTCCGTCAGCGAACGAACCGCAGGGTCTGATCTGATTTACATCGCAAAACTCCAAAGCGGGGCGGCGGGCTTAATGCTGTAAGATTATACAATGAGGACGAGGCGATAAGCTGTGTTTgtaaaaagaacgaaaacggGGCGGACTACagcgcaaaacaaaactgtgTGTACATTAATACTTTCCCTCCCCGCGGTGGGGAGGAGGAGTACCGAGGATGGTAAACTAAGTGAAGCTTTAGTAGAGACTCGAAACAGCAGATAAAGATGATAAATCTCTCTAGAATCGTTAAAAATGTAAGAAACCCTAACGGAACAACTCATAATAACATTAATACCCGCTAAAACACACGCTAGTGAAACCGAGAATCGGTTTGCGATTCCTTAAAGGCGATATACCGATCACAGTTACTGATCACCCAGAAGAGATATAGAGCAAAATTGTACTACCACAGGGGGGTCACTGgctgacggcgacggcgggtCGGTAAAGCATTAGGTTCCGAATAGTCTCTCTTGGCGTGGCCGAAGTCAAACCGTTACAacttaaaatgaaaaaaagaaacataccAAAAGATGAAACTAGGTGCAGTGGGCGTGTGTTATTGCAAGACTCAGAGATTATCGGAAAAGTAATGTTATGCATAGGCACCATCGTTGAATCCCCTAACAGTCTATCCAATtgattgaataattaaatgtTTGAATCTGAGCGATATAAAGGGTTAAAGTTGATAGAAAGACGTATCCCCAACACGTTTGATGATCGGTGAAGCTTTACTGGTCCTCCCCGAGTGCAGCTAATTGGTGGGTGTTTATGCGTGTGCACTAACAGATAAGGCGGAGAGCACACTCAGAAAACTGCACACACGGAGTACTACTACTTGGTAACTTGTATAGAATACCTGAATACCAATCGGCCAACAGGCGCGCAGGCGGTGATCGAACCGGAAAcccaacaaaagaaaacacagaaaacaaatCTCGGAATGGAATCTATTGTTCATTTCATCTGCCATAGACTTTAAGTGGAGCGAACCGAGTGATGTGGTGATCCCGCGCACATGGCAATAAGAACACCATCAGTATAGTCAGTATATCCGTCGCCGGGCAGCATATGGTGTTTGTCACGAACGGTCCCCGATCCCCTCTGCTGGAATTGACGAGAGGAAGGGCGATGATCACACGAAAGTATTCCAGGTCCCGGGAGCGGTGTCCGTGTAACGAATTTATTTTCTACTTTTCTGAATTACCTTTCGTCGGGATTTTTGTTCCACAACCTATAAGAGCCTAACCTCGTTTATAGACCTTATTGTAAGTACACAACAATCAAGAAGCACGAATCGAAGGACGGAGCACGACAGCTGTGCATCCCCCGAGGTAGTTGTTTTAGCAACAATCTCGTGGAAAAACCTCCCAGGAGGGGGTGGTACCACCTTAGAGAATGATTTGTTTTACTGAATGATATTAgttccattttccgcttcTCTTGCCACCGTCAAGGCGACATACCATTTCGGATATTGTTGGTGGATGATCCTTTTAATCAGCTACTTAAaaaacgatcgttttgatACCGCTAACGCCCTCTCCTTACTCGAACGCTCTCTATCTCACCGTCAAGCAACCGTTTCCATTCTCCCAAAAATCCGGTATTAGTAGTAGATGATGAGCTGAATTGATAAGGGAAACAAACTACTGTAAGAAACACAATGCGAAAGTGCAGAACACTAAAtactcaaaaacaaacaagtaaAAACAATGATACGGAAGTCAGTAAATCGAAACATCAACTGTATAATTTAACGAATAAAGAAAAGAGTGAAAATCATGGGACAGTGTAAAAGAGACAACACAGACATGAAAGAAACTTGAAGAACAAGAAGCGCTGCTCATCAATCAACAGAACGACGGCGATCGCGAGAACGGCGCAGGGGACGTAATATCAATCTAATCCCCGTTGACCCTCGGGGCGGGTGCCAGAAGCCATCGATAAAGatcggcgagcgagcgaggtcaTCCACGCAGATCGCCGATCCGTGCAAAATCTATCCCAAGCGGCAGCCCCACTTGTCTTTTGAATCACCCGGGAGAAGGGTGCCGCcgccgttcgtcgtcgttccttcCTGGTTgcaattgatttaattaaaaatttataaTTTCTGCGCTACTGTCTTCCATGTTTGTCGGTTGGCCCTCTTGCTGCAACAGGCGGCGATAGAGAGCTGGGTGTAGCTTGAGTAATTGATCAATTAACTCATTTACTAAAAGAAACAGATCCCAGCAGACCGAGAACGAAGAGAACTTTAATGACGCCGAGAAACGTTCCCAAACCCAGCAAGCCATCGATGAGGGAAGATGCAGTAAGAAAATGTGTTTCAGCAAATCCAGGGATCGAGTAGTCTGGAGGAGCAAGGGAAGTGCGAGTaaaacacattccaccgaccaccgaagTTACATTCGCCTAAAGATACTTTATTCTACAAAATGTCCCCAACAGGAGTCCCACGGTCAACACTAGCTCCACCGATATGCACCGTACATACGTTgagctcgttgctgctgccgccgaagccgaagcagcggccgccgctaGCCCGTGGTCGAAGTAATCGTTCGGGATCATATTATCGGTCAGCAGCCCATCACCGCCTACTCCGTTCGGGTCCACCTCACTGTATTCGATCGTACTTTCGGTAGTTTGCGCCACGGAAGACATACTACCACCTGGACCGGCGGAGTCGTCTTCACCGCCCGAATCTATCTCCAGCTCACCGCCGGTCGCGAACCGCAAGATGTTGCTCGGATCACTCCAACCGTAGCGGTTGCGTGACAGTACCAGCACCTCGTACACGCTCGTAGGCTGCAGACCCTGTAGCGTGTAGCCGATCGAGTGCAACGGACCGTACGAACCGTCCGATGGGATGATCAGCTCATTCCAGATCAGCTGCGGAAGTGTTCGCCGGGCGGGTGTTACATTGCCGGATGGAACACGGCGGAACTTCAGCTTGTACTCGATGATCGGCGAGAAGCTTTCGGTTTGCCAGATGAAATTGTGTGTCGTCGGAGAGGACATTTCGGCGGCCGGTTTaaaggtggccaccatcggtcgTCCGGTTAGCTCAAGCTGCGTACCGGTGATACCAACCCGGTTACCCGCCTTACACTCGTACTGACCGAGATCGGAGTCACGCAGATTCCGGATCGCCAGCTGATGCCGTTGGACGGTGTAGTACTGGTGTTTGGAGATGGGTGAGTCCAGCTTCACGATACGTCGATCGAACACAACCGGCAGCCCGTGGTGAAACCAGTGGATCGAAGCAACCGGATGCGACGTGACGAGACACTCGAGGATGGCCGTCTCACCGACGCGCGTATGGACGGTGGTCATTTTAACATCAATCTCTGGCACAACTATGCAAAAAAGTGGAAATGGACGACAAAGGTGCCCATCAAAACCTTCATCTCAATCCGGAGCGCAACAAAGATCCAATCAAGCCCCGACCCGAGCCATACTTACAATTCACGATCACTTCCACCGATGCTGTGGCCGGTTCTCCAACGGCATTGGTCGCCGTACATTGTACAGGGCCAGAGAAATTGCGATCCTTGATCAGTACGCTCAGCTTACGGTCATCTTGGAAAACGGTGCTGGCGTTGTCCTGTTGCTATTGGACAGGACGAGAAGTGTAACGGTACCGTGAAGGGCATTTGGCAGAGCAAAGGAGAGCAAGCGAAGGTCTTCCGTCTTACCTGATAGCTCCACGTGACGTACGGCTGTGGAACACCCGTAACGGCACAGGCCACTTCCAGGATCTGACCGACGCGTATGTCGATACTATCCTCCGGATAAATGGTTGCCGTTGCTTGATCTGTAGCGGTGATCAATAGGAATCCAATGCAAGGGGATATTAGATCAAGCATTAACTGAAGTTCCTGTGGACTGCACACACTTACACTGCACCTCGATGGCATGACTCTGGGACGCTTTGCCACCATCGGTCATGATTTCGCAGATATAATCCCCAGTATCTTCCATCTGCACGTCACGCACCTCCAGGCTGCCATTGCTCCAGAGCTGCATTCTTGGCGGGGCACGCAGATCCGGATAGCGTGagtcgaccagcagcaggtcatCCCGTGACCAGCGCACATACCGATACGGTGCTTCAATAacccgggagggggagaggcGAGAAGAGAGTGTTGAAAGGTTATGCATGCTGTCAATTACGCGTATGAGAAGCTGAGCCCCGCCACACCAGGCCACACCATGCCAGCCAGCTTAATCTAATAGAGCATCGTCTTGGGGTCTGATCTCTCTTCGGAGTTCGGACAATTGATATAATGGTATGGCGCTTGAACAGATTGTTGGAGCACTATGTTCTGTTAGcttaggaggaggaggaggaagcaagGGGTCTGTGATTTGGAATCATGTGCC
Proteins encoded in this region:
- the LOC126577191 gene encoding deubiquitinase DESI2 isoform X1, which codes for MFSNGLPCNLPFPSCLGVPKDSGSDELLPTSMGSREPVILNVYDMYWINEYTTSIGLGVFHSGVEVFGTEFAYGGHPFPFTGVFEISPRDHDELGDQFRFRQSIQIGCTDFTEEEVRRIVEELGNQFRGDRYHLMNNNCNHFSGALTQILCGQEIPSWVNRLAHFSSCVPFLQRCLPKEWLTPNALQQSITAIQDRDSDSSPF
- the LOC126577191 gene encoding deubiquitinase DESI2 isoform X2 gives rise to the protein MGSREPVILNVYDMYWINEYTTSIGLGVFHSGVEVFGTEFAYGGHPFPFTGVFEISPRDHDELGDQFRFRQSIQIGCTDFTEEEVRRIVEELGNQFRGDRYHLMNNNCNHFSGALTQILCGQEIPSWVNRLAHFSSCVPFLQRCLPKEWLTPNALQQSITAIQDRDSDSSPF
- the LOC126575199 gene encoding hemicentin-1 — encoded protein: MMDQAHRAVNMCSIIRVTLVLVVVQVVLGTNRPIVTGNPAAGSFRSVPTTVKTYENETVLLPCYHNAPYRYVRWSRDDLLLVDSRYPDLRAPPRMQLWSNGSLEVRDVQMEDTGDYICEIMTDGGKASQSHAIEVQYQATATIYPEDSIDIRVGQILEVACAVTGVPQPYVTWSYQQQDNASTVFQDDRKLSVLIKDRNFSGPVQCTATNAVGEPATASVEVIVNFVPEIDVKMTTVHTRVGETAILECLVTSHPVASIHWFHHGLPVVFDRRIVKLDSPISKHQYYTVQRHQLAIRNLRDSDLGQYECKAGNRVGITGTQLELTGRPMVATFKPAAEMSSPTTHNFIWQTESFSPIIEYKLKFRRVPSGNVTPARRTLPQLIWNELIIPSDGSYGPLHSIGYTLQGLQPTSVYEVLVLSRNRYGWSDPSNILRFATGGELEIDSGGEDDSAGPGGSMSSVAQTTESTIEYSEVDPNGVGGDGLLTDNMIPNDYFDHGLAAAAASASAAAATSSTYVRCISVELVLTVGLLLGTFCRIKYL